A single region of the Globicephala melas chromosome 12, mGloMel1.2, whole genome shotgun sequence genome encodes:
- the SMYD1 gene encoding histone-lysine N-methyltransferase SMYD1 isoform X2: protein MTIGGMENVEVFTSEGKGRGLKATKEFWAADVIFAERAYSAVVFDSLVNVVCHTCFKRQEKLHRCGQCKFAHYCDRTCQKDAWQNHKNECSAIKRYGKVPNENIRLAARVLWRVEREGGGLTEGCLVPVDDLQSHVEHFGEEALKELRGDVDTFLQYWPPQSQQFSMQYISRIFGVINCNGFTLSDQRGLQAVGVGIFPNLGLVNHDCWPNCTVIFNNGKIELRALGKISEGEELTVSYIDFLNVSEERKKQLKKQYYFDCTCEHCQKGLKDDLFLGVKDDPKPSQEVVKEMIQFSKDTLENVDKARSEGLYHEVVKLCRECLQKQEPVFADTNIYTLRLLSTVSEVLSYLQAFEEASHYARRMVDGYMKLYHPNNAQLGMAIMRAGLTNWHAGNIEVGHGMICKAYAILLVTHGPSHPITKDLEAMRMQTEMELRMFRQNEFMYHKMREAALNNQPMQVMAEPSNEPAPALFHKKQ, encoded by the exons CCTTGTGAACGTTGTGTGCCACACTTGCTTCAAGAGGCAGGAGAAGCTCCACCGCTGCGGGCAGTGCAAGTTTGCCCATTACTGTGACCGCACCTGCCAGAAGGATGCTTGGCAGAACCACAAGAACGAGTGTTCGGCCATCAAGAGATACGGGAAGGTGCCCAATGAGAACATCAG GCTGGCGGCGCGCGTCCTGTGGCGGGTGGAGAGAGAGGGCGGCGGGCTCACGGAGGGCTGCCTGGTCCCCGTGGACGACCTGCAGAGCCACGTGGAACACTTCGGGGAGGAGGCGCTGAAAGAGCTGCGGGGGGACGTGGACACTTTCCTGCAGTACTGGCCGCCCCAGAGCCAGCAGTTCAGCATGCAGTACATCTCGCGGATCTTCGGCGTG ATTAACTGCAATGGTTTCACGCTCAGTGACCAGAGAGGCCTGCAGGCAGTGGGTGTGGGCATCTTCCCCAACCTGGGCCTGGTGAACCATGACTGTTGGCCCAACTGCACGGTCATATTTAACAACGGCAA AATTGAACTCCGGGCCCTGGGCAAGATCTCAGAAGGAGAGGAGCTGACCGTGTCCTATATCGACTTCCTTAACGTCAGCGAAGAACGCAAGAAGCAGCTGAAGAAGCAGTACTACTTTGACTGTACGTGTGAGCACTGCCAGAAAGGGCTGAAGGACGACCTCTTCCTGGGTGTGAAAGACGACCCGAAG CCCTCTCAGGAGGTGGTGAAGGAGATGATACAGTTCTCCAAGGATACGCTCGAAAACGTTGACAAGGCTCGCTCTGAGGGTTTGTACCACGAG GTTGTGAAGTTATGCCGGGAGTGCCTCCAGAAGCAGGAGCCAGTGTTTGCCGACACCAACATCTACACGCTGCGGCTGTTGAGCACCGTTTCCGAGGTCCTCTCCTACCTGCAGGCCTTTGAGGAGGCCTCACACTACGCCAGGAGGATGGTGGATGGCTATAT GAAGCTGTATCACCCCAACAATGCCCAGCTGGGCATGGCCATCATGCGGGCAGGGCTGACCAACTGGCATGCTGGCAACATTGAGGTGGGGCACGGCATGATCTGCAAAGCCTACGCCATTCTCCTGGTGACACACggaccctcccaccccatcaccAAGGACTTAGAG GCCATGCGAATGCAGACGGAGATGGAGCTGCGCATGTTCCGACAGAACGAGTTCATGTACCACAAGATGCGTGAGGCCGCCCTGAACAACCAGCCCATGCAGGTCATGGCTGAACCCAGCAATGAGCCGGCGCCGGCTTTGTTCCACAAGAAGCAATGA
- the SMYD1 gene encoding histone-lysine N-methyltransferase SMYD1 isoform X1: MTIGGMENVEVFTSEGKGRGLKATKEFWAADVIFAERAYSAVVFDSLVNVVCHTCFKRQEKLHRCGQCKFAHYCDRTCQKDAWQNHKNECSAIKRYGKVPNENIRLAARVLWRVEREGGGLTEGCLVPVDDLQSHVEHFGEEALKELRGDVDTFLQYWPPQSQQFSMQYISRIFGVINCNGFTLSDQRGLQAVGVGIFPNLGLVNHDCWPNCTVIFNNGNHEAVKSMFHTQMRIELRALGKISEGEELTVSYIDFLNVSEERKKQLKKQYYFDCTCEHCQKGLKDDLFLGVKDDPKPSQEVVKEMIQFSKDTLENVDKARSEGLYHEVVKLCRECLQKQEPVFADTNIYTLRLLSTVSEVLSYLQAFEEASHYARRMVDGYMKLYHPNNAQLGMAIMRAGLTNWHAGNIEVGHGMICKAYAILLVTHGPSHPITKDLEAMRMQTEMELRMFRQNEFMYHKMREAALNNQPMQVMAEPSNEPAPALFHKKQ, translated from the exons CCTTGTGAACGTTGTGTGCCACACTTGCTTCAAGAGGCAGGAGAAGCTCCACCGCTGCGGGCAGTGCAAGTTTGCCCATTACTGTGACCGCACCTGCCAGAAGGATGCTTGGCAGAACCACAAGAACGAGTGTTCGGCCATCAAGAGATACGGGAAGGTGCCCAATGAGAACATCAG GCTGGCGGCGCGCGTCCTGTGGCGGGTGGAGAGAGAGGGCGGCGGGCTCACGGAGGGCTGCCTGGTCCCCGTGGACGACCTGCAGAGCCACGTGGAACACTTCGGGGAGGAGGCGCTGAAAGAGCTGCGGGGGGACGTGGACACTTTCCTGCAGTACTGGCCGCCCCAGAGCCAGCAGTTCAGCATGCAGTACATCTCGCGGATCTTCGGCGTG ATTAACTGCAATGGTTTCACGCTCAGTGACCAGAGAGGCCTGCAGGCAGTGGGTGTGGGCATCTTCCCCAACCTGGGCCTGGTGAACCATGACTGTTGGCCCAACTGCACGGTCATATTTAACAACGGCAA tcatGAGGCAGTGAAATCCATGTTTCACACCCAGATGAG AATTGAACTCCGGGCCCTGGGCAAGATCTCAGAAGGAGAGGAGCTGACCGTGTCCTATATCGACTTCCTTAACGTCAGCGAAGAACGCAAGAAGCAGCTGAAGAAGCAGTACTACTTTGACTGTACGTGTGAGCACTGCCAGAAAGGGCTGAAGGACGACCTCTTCCTGGGTGTGAAAGACGACCCGAAG CCCTCTCAGGAGGTGGTGAAGGAGATGATACAGTTCTCCAAGGATACGCTCGAAAACGTTGACAAGGCTCGCTCTGAGGGTTTGTACCACGAG GTTGTGAAGTTATGCCGGGAGTGCCTCCAGAAGCAGGAGCCAGTGTTTGCCGACACCAACATCTACACGCTGCGGCTGTTGAGCACCGTTTCCGAGGTCCTCTCCTACCTGCAGGCCTTTGAGGAGGCCTCACACTACGCCAGGAGGATGGTGGATGGCTATAT GAAGCTGTATCACCCCAACAATGCCCAGCTGGGCATGGCCATCATGCGGGCAGGGCTGACCAACTGGCATGCTGGCAACATTGAGGTGGGGCACGGCATGATCTGCAAAGCCTACGCCATTCTCCTGGTGACACACggaccctcccaccccatcaccAAGGACTTAGAG GCCATGCGAATGCAGACGGAGATGGAGCTGCGCATGTTCCGACAGAACGAGTTCATGTACCACAAGATGCGTGAGGCCGCCCTGAACAACCAGCCCATGCAGGTCATGGCTGAACCCAGCAATGAGCCGGCGCCGGCTTTGTTCCACAAGAAGCAATGA